A single genomic interval of Malania oleifera isolate guangnan ecotype guangnan chromosome 11, ASM2987363v1, whole genome shotgun sequence harbors:
- the LOC131167297 gene encoding glutathione S-transferase U8-like → MGEEVKVLGVWASPFSYRVEIALKLKGIPYDYIEEEDLHGNKSELLLKSNPVHKKIPVFFHAGKPIAESLVILEYVDETWKTNPILPQDPYQRAMARFWAKFIDEKCMFPIWNAFHGDDKALEEVHDHLEILENELKDKRFFGGESIGLVDIVASFISYGIGAIQEVHTVKLLTNEKYPKLYKWSEEFVGVIKEYLPPRDKLVVFYKAHFEATHGSK, encoded by the exons ATGGGAGAAGAAGTGAAGGTACTGGGAGTGTGGGCTAGCCCATTCAGTTATAGGGTGGAGATTGCCCTTAAACTTAAAGGCATACCCTACGACTACATAGAAGAAGAAGACTTGCATGGGAACAAAAGCGAGCTGCTGCTGAAGTCGAACCCGGTTCACAAGAAGATTCCGGTTTTCTTCCATGCCGGAAAACCCATCGCCGAGTCGCTTGTGATTCTTGAGTACGTGGATGAGACATGGAAGACCAATCCCATCTTGCCTCAAGACCCATATCAGAGAGCCATGGCTCGTTTCTGGGCTAAGTTCATTGATGAAAAG TGTATGTTTCCGATTTGGAACGCTTTTCATGGTGATGACAAAGCATTGGAAGAAGTGCATGATCATCTAGAAATACTTGAAAATGAGCTCAAAGATAAGAGATTCTTTGGAGGAGAGTCAATTGGATTGGTGGATATAGTTGCCAGCTTCATAAGCTATGGGATAGGAGCAATTCAAGAAGTACACACAGTAAAATTGTTGACAAATGAAAAGTATCCCAAGTTATACAAATGGTCTGAAGAGTTTGTCGGGGTTATCAAAGAGTATTTACCTCCTAGGGATAAACTAGTTGTTTTCTACAAAGCTCACTTCGAGGCTACTCATGGTTCTAAATAA